ATCAGGTTGATGGCAGTAAATACTCCACAGAGTGCCAGCGCTGTAAGTCTCGCGTCGATATCTACAAATATCGACATGAACGCCGCCATACCGATAAGGGCAAAAACACTTTTAAGGGACAGAGAGAACCATGTCAACAACCCTTCCACAGTACCGACTGCCGGCCCCAGAGCTCTCTTGACATAAAAATATGTCCCACCCGCTTTCGGCATCGCGGATACGATCTCGGACTGGCTGAATACTCCAGCTATGGCTATCAGGCCAGCAAGAAGATATGAGATCATGACCGATGGGCCAGTCCTGGCAAAAGCAAGCCCCGGAAGGATAAAGAGCCCTGAACTTATCATTGCCCCGCTAGCGAGGCAGTAGACATCCAGAAGTCCCAACTCTCTTTTCAGCCTCATCTATCCCGCCTTTCAGTTTCCAGTGAATTCAAGCAGTTCGCTTGAGACCGCTTCGGTCTCTTCATAACCCATAGCGATGATCTTCTTCGCCCTGTCGAAATCAAAATCCTGAAATCCACCCACTTCCGGATTTATCATGAAATGTGGCCCCGCTTTCAATTCGTTGTGGGCGAGCACCCTCGATGTGACTATGGCGATGCTGTCGGTAAAAGCGTCAACAAGATTCCGTCTCCTCTTTCGTTCCCTGTCCCCGGCCACTGAATCGATCCATTTTCTGGCATTGAACGACGACATCAGGGGGTTCTTTTCGATACTGTCCCTGACCCAGCCATCGAGCTTTTCGACAAGCCCGATATGACCCGCTTCGTGTGACATCCGGTCCGTAAAGACCGATCTCGAAGCGTTGACTCCTATTACCCTGTCAGCCCCCAGTTCCTTGGCAAGATCCAGGGGGACAGGATTGACCAGTTCTCCATCGACCAGGTGTCTGCCCAGGATTTCGACGGGGGGAAAGACTCCCGGGATACAGGCCGAGGCGCTCATCGCAGCGACAAGGTCTCCTTCCTTGAAGACAAACTCCCTGCCCGAATCCAGATCGGCGGCGATACAGGCAAAGGGGATCGAAAGGTCCTCTATCTTCTTGGTGCCAAGATCGACTCTGAGCATCGCTTCGATCTTTTCCCATTCAAGGACACTCTTGCCACGGAATGACAACCTGAAAGCCTTGAGGAATTCGAGCCATCCCATGCTCAGAGCTATTTCCTTCATGTGTTCTGGCGAGAATCCTGCGGCATAGGCTCCACCGATGATCGCGCCTATGGAAGTCCCCGCCACACAATTGACTTCGATACCGTGTTCCTTCAACCAGAGAAGTACACCTATCTCACAAAGTCCCCTTGCTCCGCCAGACCCAAGGGCGAGCCCTATTTTCTTCTTCATCCTGTTACCTGCCGTTCTTCCATCGGCTACCCGGCCCCTTGATCCTCAACAGGTCCGGCCGCTTTACCATGAGATAGAGAAAGGCCCCTGTCAGGCTCAATAACCCCGCGATCAATAATGGTTGTGCCGCAAGCAGGCTCGGCTTGATCATAACTGAGATGACGACTCCGGACATCGCCCCTCCAAGGTGGGCCTCATGCCCGATATTGCCGAGTCCCGACCTGATACCGTATACGGACACGAATATGAACAGTATCCCGAATAGCCAGGATGGGATTGCAAAGGGAAGAAAGAGGATCGAGATCGCGCTGCCCGGAAACATTATCACACTGGAGTATATCACGCCGCAAACCGCCCCCGAGGCGCCTACCGCGCGGTAGCCGGGATCGTTCCTGTGTATGTAAAGAGCCATCAGGTTTCCGGCGAAAAGGCTTCCGAAGTAAACTACAAGATATGCGCCAAACCCGAATACCGTTCCCACCCCGACACTGAACGAATAGAGCGCGATCATATTGAACATCAGGTGCCCTATATTGGCATGAAGAAACCCCGATGTGAGCACCCTGATATATTCTCTTCCGCCCAGTATCCTTCCTGTATTGAACAGATACCTCTCGAAGAAAGTCTTGTTACTGAACCCCTTCCAGGAAAATATCACATTCGCGATGATCAACATTATCGTAAAAGCTTCATTTGCCGATTCCACAGACTACGACCTCCCCCTCGCGTCTCTCCCTCCAGAGACGCCTGATACCGTCTCATGCCGGAAGCCGGCAGACTTTCCTGTTATGATCATATGGAGAGCCCGCCCCTTGAAATATCCTTTATTTTTTTCCTGAATTCATCTATTCCCGCTTCCGGGACTGAACCTTTGATCTCTACTTCGTCAGCGAATCTGATGTCAGTG
The DNA window shown above is from Candidatus Latescibacterota bacterium and carries:
- a CDS encoding rhomboid family intramembrane serine protease; translated protein: MESANEAFTIMLIIANVIFSWKGFSNKTFFERYLFNTGRILGGREYIRVLTSGFLHANIGHLMFNMIALYSFSVGVGTVFGFGAYLVVYFGSLFAGNLMALYIHRNDPGYRAVGASGAVCGVIYSSVIMFPGSAISILFLPFAIPSWLFGILFIFVSVYGIRSGLGNIGHEAHLGGAMSGVVISVMIKPSLLAAQPLLIAGLLSLTGAFLYLMVKRPDLLRIKGPGSRWKNGR
- a CDS encoding patatin-like phospholipase family protein gives rise to the protein MKKKIGLALGSGGARGLCEIGVLLWLKEHGIEVNCVAGTSIGAIIGGAYAAGFSPEHMKEIALSMGWLEFLKAFRLSFRGKSVLEWEKIEAMLRVDLGTKKIEDLSIPFACIAADLDSGREFVFKEGDLVAAMSASACIPGVFPPVEILGRHLVDGELVNPVPLDLAKELGADRVIGVNASRSVFTDRMSHEAGHIGLVEKLDGWVRDSIEKNPLMSSFNARKWIDSVAGDRERKRRRNLVDAFTDSIAIVTSRVLAHNELKAGPHFMINPEVGGFQDFDFDRAKKIIAMGYEETEAVSSELLEFTGN